A part of Primulina eburnea isolate SZY01 chromosome 10, ASM2296580v1, whole genome shotgun sequence genomic DNA contains:
- the LOC140803347 gene encoding zinc finger CCCH domain-containing protein 67-like isoform X2 — MADSSSTSEEPPIEKLGLGLLIPHKDLSDTVASHLLDVEVKRSESPKISPDGDNDSPTKGMVEVMEDADSDAEAQLLDSIERQVRQLTIEQAEIEAGLEKLQHVGGWEENDVKIEEREYADEEKDEQEKEISEEENGVEEGDEENADVHLPGARPLRGARYNNLSGGRRYVTYPIRPDAEDCVYYMKYWSCKFGSNCKFNHPPRRRNQYYLSEGGCKYGKDCKYVHGTDRTSMSHTPELNFLGLPIRLGEKECPYYLRTGSCKYGPTCRFHHPEPTAMTVGDSPSGFSNGGSLPSQHISTSSVSSWSSPRTYNEASPFLPYPPNHQGAPTTNSEWNGYQGAAYPTSERSLPTPPAFVINNLPTELNFPMQRQHDFIVDEYPERPGEPECSYFLKTGDCKYKSSCKYHHPKNRISKAKANSYVLNDKGLPLRPDQPICTHYHRYGICKYGPACRYDHPLNPGTFPRPFDQKPFGDLRNVDGAAKFRQGNESRS, encoded by the exons ATGGCTGATTCATCATCAACCTCCGAAGAACCCCCAATTGAAAAGTTAGGGTTAGGGCTTTTGATCCCTCATAAGGACCTGTCGGATACGGTTGCCTCCCATCTATTGGATGTTGAGGTTAAGCGTTCCGAGTCGCCGAAAATTTCCCCTGATGGGGACAATGATTCACCAACGAAGGGCATGGTGGAGGTGATGGAAGATGCTGATAGCGACGCGGAGGCGCAATTGCTTGATTCCATTGAAAGGCAGGTGCGTCAACTGACGATTGAGCAGGCCGAAATCGAGGCGGGCCTTGAGAAATTGCAACACGTTGGAGGCTGGGAGGAGAATGATGTGAAAATAGAGGAGAGGGAATATGCTGACGAAGAAAAGGATGAACAGGAAAAGGAGATTAGTGAGGAAGAAAATGGGGTCGAAGAGGGTGATGAGGAGAATGCTGATGTACATTTACCGGGAGCGAGACCGTTGAGGGGGGCGAGATATAATAATCTAAGTGGTGGTCGGAGGTATGTTACCTATCCAATTAGACCTGATGCGGAGGATTGTGTGTATTACATGAAATACTGGTCCTGTAAGTTTGGATCAAATTGCAAGTTTAATCACCCTCCGAGGAGAAGGAATCAG TATTACCTGTCTGAAGGAGGATGCAAATATGGAAAAGATTGCAAATACGTTCACGGCACAGACCGAACCTCCATGTCCCATACTCCGGAGTTAAACTTTTTAGGACTGCCGATTCGACTG GGAGAAAAGGAGTGTCCATACTACTTGCGCACTGGGTCCTGTAAATATGGGCCAACTTGCAGGTTTCATCATCCAGAACCTACAGCCATGACAGTAGGTGACTCACCTTCTGGATTTAGCAATGGTGGATCTCTTCCATCACAGCATATTTCCACATCTTCTGTCTCCTCGTGGTCTTCTCCAAGGACCTACAATGAGGCATCTCCGTTTCTACCTTATCCTCCGAACCACCAAGGCGCCCCTACTACGAATTCTGAATGGAATGGGTATCAG GGTGCTGCTTACCCAACATCTGAGAGGAGCCTACCTACACCTCCAGCTTTTGTCATAAACAATCTGCCCACTGAGTTGAACTTCCCCATGCAACGACAACATGATTTCATAGTTGATGAATATCCGGAACGGCCAGGTGAACCTGAATGCAGTTACTTCTTGAAAACTGGAGACTGCAAATACAAGTCTAGTTGCAAATATCACCACCCAAAGAATCGTATATCAAAAGCAAAGGCAAACTCATATGTTCTCAATGATAAAGGCCTGCCCCTTAGACCT GATCAGCCCATATGTACACACTATCATCGCTATGGCATCTGTAAGTATGGACCGGCTTGTAGATATGATCACCCGTTGAATCCTGGAACGTTTCCGCGTCCTTTTGATCAGAAACCTTTTGGCGACTTGAGAAATGTTGATGGAGCTGCAAAGTTTAGGCAAGGAAATGAAAGCAGATCTTGA
- the LOC140803347 gene encoding zinc finger CCCH domain-containing protein 67-like isoform X1, with translation MADSSSTSEEPPIEKLGLGLLIPHKDLSDTVASHLLDVEVKRSESPKISPDGDNDSPTKGMVEVMEDADSDAEAQLLDSIERQVRQLTIEQAEIEAGLEKLQHVGGWEENDVKIEEREYADEEKDEQEKEISEEENGVEEGDEENADVHLPGARPLRGARYNNLSGGRRYVTYPIRPDAEDCVYYMKYWSCKFGSNCKFNHPPRRRNQGINERVKTREENSEREGQIECKYYLSEGGCKYGKDCKYVHGTDRTSMSHTPELNFLGLPIRLGEKECPYYLRTGSCKYGPTCRFHHPEPTAMTVGDSPSGFSNGGSLPSQHISTSSVSSWSSPRTYNEASPFLPYPPNHQGAPTTNSEWNGYQGAAYPTSERSLPTPPAFVINNLPTELNFPMQRQHDFIVDEYPERPGEPECSYFLKTGDCKYKSSCKYHHPKNRISKAKANSYVLNDKGLPLRPDQPICTHYHRYGICKYGPACRYDHPLNPGTFPRPFDQKPFGDLRNVDGAAKFRQGNESRS, from the exons ATGGCTGATTCATCATCAACCTCCGAAGAACCCCCAATTGAAAAGTTAGGGTTAGGGCTTTTGATCCCTCATAAGGACCTGTCGGATACGGTTGCCTCCCATCTATTGGATGTTGAGGTTAAGCGTTCCGAGTCGCCGAAAATTTCCCCTGATGGGGACAATGATTCACCAACGAAGGGCATGGTGGAGGTGATGGAAGATGCTGATAGCGACGCGGAGGCGCAATTGCTTGATTCCATTGAAAGGCAGGTGCGTCAACTGACGATTGAGCAGGCCGAAATCGAGGCGGGCCTTGAGAAATTGCAACACGTTGGAGGCTGGGAGGAGAATGATGTGAAAATAGAGGAGAGGGAATATGCTGACGAAGAAAAGGATGAACAGGAAAAGGAGATTAGTGAGGAAGAAAATGGGGTCGAAGAGGGTGATGAGGAGAATGCTGATGTACATTTACCGGGAGCGAGACCGTTGAGGGGGGCGAGATATAATAATCTAAGTGGTGGTCGGAGGTATGTTACCTATCCAATTAGACCTGATGCGGAGGATTGTGTGTATTACATGAAATACTGGTCCTGTAAGTTTGGATCAAATTGCAAGTTTAATCACCCTCCGAGGAGAAGGAATCAG GGCATTAATGAGAGAGTGAAGACGAGGGAAGAAAATTCTGAGAGGGAAGGACAGATAGAATGCAAG TATTACCTGTCTGAAGGAGGATGCAAATATGGAAAAGATTGCAAATACGTTCACGGCACAGACCGAACCTCCATGTCCCATACTCCGGAGTTAAACTTTTTAGGACTGCCGATTCGACTG GGAGAAAAGGAGTGTCCATACTACTTGCGCACTGGGTCCTGTAAATATGGGCCAACTTGCAGGTTTCATCATCCAGAACCTACAGCCATGACAGTAGGTGACTCACCTTCTGGATTTAGCAATGGTGGATCTCTTCCATCACAGCATATTTCCACATCTTCTGTCTCCTCGTGGTCTTCTCCAAGGACCTACAATGAGGCATCTCCGTTTCTACCTTATCCTCCGAACCACCAAGGCGCCCCTACTACGAATTCTGAATGGAATGGGTATCAG GGTGCTGCTTACCCAACATCTGAGAGGAGCCTACCTACACCTCCAGCTTTTGTCATAAACAATCTGCCCACTGAGTTGAACTTCCCCATGCAACGACAACATGATTTCATAGTTGATGAATATCCGGAACGGCCAGGTGAACCTGAATGCAGTTACTTCTTGAAAACTGGAGACTGCAAATACAAGTCTAGTTGCAAATATCACCACCCAAAGAATCGTATATCAAAAGCAAAGGCAAACTCATATGTTCTCAATGATAAAGGCCTGCCCCTTAGACCT GATCAGCCCATATGTACACACTATCATCGCTATGGCATCTGTAAGTATGGACCGGCTTGTAGATATGATCACCCGTTGAATCCTGGAACGTTTCCGCGTCCTTTTGATCAGAAACCTTTTGGCGACTTGAGAAATGTTGATGGAGCTGCAAAGTTTAGGCAAGGAAATGAAAGCAGATCTTGA
- the LOC140803348 gene encoding E3 ubiquitin-protein ligase AIRP2-like isoform X2, which yields MDFYQIEKSASCQDSLRAIESDIQHANMLAASISKAKGGACLKMKLVYNQLAPIFLFLLQWFDCSCSCLFPSYLNLIHVVVYKVHLDSKQKFPSHGRKATIRQFYAVILPSLEHLYNITLDKDSYQGEVHGLDMIAKKKPNNTFKNLEVDLEREDECGICLEPSTKIVLPDCCHEMCINCYRDWNMRSESCPFCRGSLKRVNSGDLWVLTCSRDVVDQETLSKEDVLRFYLYINNLPKDTPDALFLVYYEYLI from the exons ATGGATTTTTACCAGATTGAAAAGTCCGCTTCTTGCCAAGATTCTTTGAGGGCCATTGAGTCTGATATACAGCATGCCAATATGTT GGCAGCTTCGATTTCGAAAGCTAAAGGCGGTGCATGTCTGAAAATGAAACTGGTCTACAATCAGTTGGCAcctatatttttgtttttattgcaATGGTTTGACTGCTCGTGCTCATGCTTATTTCCAAGCTACCTAAATCTTATCCACGTAGTTGTTTATAAG GTGCACCTCGACTCAAAACAGAAGTTTCCTTCCCATGGTAGAAAGGCGACTATTAGACAGTTCTATG CTGTGATATTACCTTCTCTGGAACACTTGTACAATATCACATTGGATAAAGATAGTTATCAAGGTGAAGTCCATGGCTTGGACATGATTGCCAAAAAGAAACCCAATAATACTTTTAAGAATTTGGAAGTCGACTTGGAAAGGGAAGATGAGTGTGGAATTTGCCTAGAGCCCAGTACCAAGATTGTCTTACCAGATTGCTGTCATGAAATGTGCATCAACTGCTACCGGGACTG GAATATGAGATCAGAATCATGCCCCTTTTGCCGCGGTAGCCTCAAGAGAGTGAATTCTGGTGATTTGTGGGTTCTGACTTGCAGCAGAGACGTAGTTGATCAAGAAACGCTTTCAAAAGAAGACGTTTTACGGTTCTATCTCTATATAAACAACTTACCAAAAGACACCCCGGATGCCCTCTTCTTGGTTTATTATGAATACTTAATTTGA
- the LOC140803348 gene encoding E3 ubiquitin-protein ligase AIRP2-like isoform X1, with protein sequence MPICSSISKAKGGACLKMKLVYNQLAPIFLFLLQWFDCSCSCLFPSYLNLIHVVVYKVHLDSKQKFPSHGRKATIRQFYAVILPSLEHLYNITLDKDSYQGEVHGLDMIAKKKPNNTFKNLEVDLEREDECGICLEPSTKIVLPDCCHEMCINCYRDWNMRSESCPFCRGSLKRVNSGDLWVLTCSRDVVDQETLSKEDVLRFYLYINNLPKDTPDALFLVYYEYLI encoded by the exons ATGCCAATATGTT CTTCGATTTCGAAAGCTAAAGGCGGTGCATGTCTGAAAATGAAACTGGTCTACAATCAGTTGGCAcctatatttttgtttttattgcaATGGTTTGACTGCTCGTGCTCATGCTTATTTCCAAGCTACCTAAATCTTATCCACGTAGTTGTTTATAAG GTGCACCTCGACTCAAAACAGAAGTTTCCTTCCCATGGTAGAAAGGCGACTATTAGACAGTTCTATG CTGTGATATTACCTTCTCTGGAACACTTGTACAATATCACATTGGATAAAGATAGTTATCAAGGTGAAGTCCATGGCTTGGACATGATTGCCAAAAAGAAACCCAATAATACTTTTAAGAATTTGGAAGTCGACTTGGAAAGGGAAGATGAGTGTGGAATTTGCCTAGAGCCCAGTACCAAGATTGTCTTACCAGATTGCTGTCATGAAATGTGCATCAACTGCTACCGGGACTG GAATATGAGATCAGAATCATGCCCCTTTTGCCGCGGTAGCCTCAAGAGAGTGAATTCTGGTGATTTGTGGGTTCTGACTTGCAGCAGAGACGTAGTTGATCAAGAAACGCTTTCAAAAGAAGACGTTTTACGGTTCTATCTCTATATAAACAACTTACCAAAAGACACCCCGGATGCCCTCTTCTTGGTTTATTATGAATACTTAATTTGA